One segment of Halococcus salsus DNA contains the following:
- a CDS encoding biotin--[acetyl-CoA-carboxylase] ligase: MNETRYRILDAIAEEPVSGPELAASLGVSRTAVWKHIEALREAGFSIESDGGYRLTGVPEYGGPAIELGLDAPFTVEYHDSLPSTNARARELAEAGETDRVVVANEQTGGRGRLDREWASPPGGIWCSVLCRPALPPAHVPVLTLAAAVAAVETAREAGVDAGIKWPNDVLVPTEDGEEKLVGILTEMEGEADRVSWVVVGIGVNVRSEGLPAGGTGLLAHTDDLDRRAFVQRLLERFDALRGEPETVLSMWREHALTLGKRVRIETPGGEVVGEAVDVEFPGSLVVETDEGTRRVHAGDCEHLRPV, encoded by the coding sequence ATGAACGAGACTCGCTACCGGATCCTCGACGCTATCGCGGAGGAACCAGTCTCGGGCCCGGAGCTCGCGGCCTCCCTCGGGGTCTCGCGCACGGCCGTCTGGAAACACATCGAGGCGCTCCGCGAGGCCGGCTTTTCCATCGAGAGCGACGGCGGTTATCGACTGACCGGAGTTCCGGAGTACGGCGGGCCCGCGATCGAGCTCGGGCTCGATGCACCCTTCACGGTCGAGTACCACGACAGCCTGCCGAGCACCAACGCCCGCGCACGTGAACTCGCCGAAGCGGGCGAGACCGACCGCGTCGTGGTCGCGAACGAACAGACCGGCGGTCGCGGCCGGCTCGACAGGGAGTGGGCCTCGCCGCCGGGCGGGATATGGTGTAGCGTGCTCTGCCGGCCCGCCCTCCCGCCGGCCCACGTTCCAGTCCTCACCCTCGCGGCGGCGGTCGCGGCCGTCGAGACCGCCCGCGAGGCCGGCGTCGATGCCGGTATCAAGTGGCCGAACGACGTTCTCGTCCCCACAGAAGACGGCGAGGAGAAACTCGTCGGCATCCTGACCGAGATGGAGGGCGAGGCCGACCGGGTCTCGTGGGTGGTCGTCGGTATCGGGGTCAACGTCCGGTCCGAGGGCCTCCCCGCGGGCGGAACCGGACTGCTGGCTCACACCGACGACCTCGACCGCCGAGCCTTCGTCCAGCGCCTCCTCGAACGGTTCGACGCGCTCCGAGGGGAACCGGAGACGGTGCTCTCGATGTGGCGCGAGCACGCGCTCACCCTCGGCAAGCGTGTTCGTATCGAGACGCCCGGCGGGGAGGTCGTCGGCGAGGCGGTCGACGTCGAGTTCCCCGGCAGCCTCGTGGTCGAGACCGACGAGGGAACACGGCGGGTTCACGCGGGCGACTGCGAACACCTCCGACCAGTCTGA
- a CDS encoding universal stress protein, whose protein sequence is MYDRILVPTDGSPEVDPVVEHAVELARVHDAELHAIYVVNTAGYASLPADSAIEGLGTMLNDQGEGALDRVEELASGVTVERVLVEGAPSKRIVEYAEREGCDLVVMGTHGRGGIDRLLLGSVAERVVRTSSVPVLTVRVEREDVDDDD, encoded by the coding sequence ATGTACGACCGTATCCTCGTTCCGACCGACGGCTCGCCGGAAGTCGACCCCGTGGTCGAGCACGCCGTCGAACTCGCGCGGGTCCACGACGCCGAGCTCCACGCGATCTACGTCGTCAACACCGCCGGCTACGCCAGCCTGCCGGCCGACTCGGCGATCGAGGGACTGGGGACGATGCTGAACGACCAGGGCGAGGGAGCGCTCGACCGCGTCGAGGAGCTCGCGAGCGGCGTGACGGTCGAGCGCGTGCTGGTCGAGGGCGCACCGAGCAAGCGGATCGTCGAGTACGCCGAGCGCGAGGGCTGTGACCTCGTCGTGATGGGGACCCACGGCCGCGGCGGCATCGACCGTCTGCTGCTCGGGAGCGTCGCCGAACGCGTCGTCCGCACCTCGTCGGTGCCCGTGCTCACGGTTCGTGTCGAGCGCGAGGACGTGGACGACGACGACTGA
- a CDS encoding amidohydrolase family protein encodes MEIEGTILAGYDFDPIEGRVVVEDGRIEVVEEAATDSSRIVFPAFVNAHTHIGDSIAKEAGGGLSLDELVAPPDGLKHRLLRAASREDLVAGMERTIDFMVESGTGAFCEFREGGVEGVRAIEDALADSAIDATVLGRETVEAMAAADGFGASGARDADFEDERAATREADKLFGIHAGERDATDIEPALALDPDFLVHMVYAESHHLDRLAAEDIPVAVCPRSNLVTGVGFPPIERLADQTTVALGTDNAMLDSPSMFREMEFTAKLTDCRARDVLRMATRNGADLLGLDAGVVEPGREARLCVLDGDSNNLAGVQDPVRGVVRRAGVADIERVVLPGRTTGND; translated from the coding sequence ATGGAGATCGAGGGCACGATACTCGCGGGTTACGACTTCGACCCGATCGAGGGACGCGTCGTGGTCGAGGACGGCCGGATCGAGGTGGTCGAGGAGGCAGCGACGGATTCCTCGCGGATCGTCTTCCCGGCGTTCGTCAACGCCCACACCCACATCGGCGACTCGATCGCGAAGGAGGCCGGCGGCGGGCTGAGCCTCGACGAGTTGGTCGCGCCGCCCGACGGCCTGAAACACCGCCTGCTCCGGGCGGCGAGCCGCGAGGACCTCGTCGCGGGGATGGAACGCACCATCGACTTCATGGTCGAGTCGGGGACCGGCGCGTTCTGTGAGTTCCGCGAGGGCGGTGTCGAGGGGGTCCGGGCCATCGAGGACGCGCTCGCGGACTCGGCCATCGACGCGACGGTCCTCGGTCGCGAGACCGTCGAGGCGATGGCGGCGGCGGACGGGTTCGGCGCGAGCGGCGCGCGCGACGCCGACTTCGAGGACGAGCGGGCGGCGACCCGCGAGGCGGACAAGCTGTTCGGGATCCACGCCGGCGAGCGCGACGCGACCGACATCGAGCCCGCGCTCGCGCTCGACCCCGACTTCCTCGTGCACATGGTCTACGCCGAGTCCCACCACCTCGACCGGCTCGCGGCGGAGGACATCCCGGTCGCGGTCTGCCCCCGCTCGAACCTCGTGACGGGCGTGGGATTCCCGCCCATCGAACGCCTCGCCGACCAAACGACGGTGGCGCTCGGGACCGACAACGCGATGCTGGATTCGCCCTCGATGTTCCGCGAGATGGAGTTCACCGCGAAGCTCACCGACTGCCGGGCGCGCGACGTGCTCCGGATGGCGACGCGCAACGGAGCCGACCTCCTCGGGCTCGATGCGGGCGTCGTCGAACCCGGACGCGAGGCACGGCTCTGCGTGCTCGACGGCGATTCGAACAACCTCGCGGGCGTTCAGGACCCGGTTCGAGGGGTGGTCCGGCGCGCGGGCGTCGCCGATATCGAGCGCGTCGTGTTGCCCGGACGAACCACCGGGAACGATTAG
- a CDS encoding HD domain-containing protein has translation MKTIKDSVHGHIEVGGVARDLLDTALVQRLRRVRQLGTVDLVYPSANHTRFEHSLGVYHLADRALGHLGIEGREAERVRAAALLHDVGHSPYSHNLETLVYRHTGAEHDDVEELLAGGEVAAILESHDLDPKRIAGLVAGEGQLGQLVSGELDIDRMDYLVRDAHHTGVPYGTIDHDRLVRELRYLDGELVLDEGNVQTAESLLVARALMNPVVYSHPVARIGKAMLRRAAERLLDDGLAADDLRRMDDADLIVALREHEATAADAARLDRRDLYKRAVWAELRDTPDDLVDADHDTIRERERTIADRAAVEADDVILDVPSRPGMTESSSRVVVSGEIRPLGRQSTLVEALDAIQRDQWRLGVYAPHDAAERVGNAAAAVLGLDIDGALVSDVRPGVHTTLDEFAGE, from the coding sequence ATGAAGACCATCAAGGACAGCGTCCACGGCCACATCGAGGTCGGGGGGGTGGCGCGCGACCTGCTCGACACCGCCCTCGTCCAGCGCCTCCGACGCGTCCGCCAGCTCGGGACCGTCGACCTCGTCTACCCCTCGGCGAACCACACCCGCTTCGAGCACAGTCTGGGGGTGTACCACCTCGCCGACCGCGCGCTCGGTCACCTCGGGATCGAAGGGCGGGAAGCCGAACGGGTCCGAGCCGCCGCGCTGCTCCACGACGTCGGCCACAGCCCCTACAGCCACAACCTCGAAACCCTGGTCTACCGCCACACGGGCGCGGAGCACGACGACGTCGAGGAACTCCTCGCGGGCGGCGAGGTCGCCGCGATCCTCGAATCGCACGACCTCGACCCGAAGCGGATCGCGGGCCTCGTCGCGGGCGAGGGCCAACTCGGCCAGCTGGTCTCGGGCGAACTCGACATCGATCGGATGGACTACCTCGTGCGCGACGCCCACCACACCGGGGTTCCCTACGGCACCATCGACCACGACCGTCTCGTGCGCGAACTCCGGTATCTCGACGGCGAACTCGTGCTCGACGAGGGGAACGTCCAGACCGCGGAGTCGCTGCTGGTCGCGCGCGCGCTGATGAACCCGGTGGTCTACAGCCACCCGGTCGCCCGCATCGGGAAGGCGATGCTCCGGCGCGCGGCCGAGCGCCTGCTCGACGACGGGCTCGCCGCCGACGACCTCCGACGGATGGACGACGCCGACCTCATCGTGGCGCTCAGAGAGCACGAAGCGACCGCCGCCGACGCCGCCCGCCTCGACCGGCGCGACCTCTACAAACGCGCGGTGTGGGCCGAACTCCGGGACACCCCCGACGACCTCGTGGACGCCGACCACGACACCATCCGCGAGCGCGAACGCACCATCGCCGACCGGGCCGCGGTCGAGGCCGACGACGTGATCCTCGACGTGCCCTCGCGACCCGGCATGACCGAGTCCTCCTCGCGGGTGGTGGTGAGCGGCGAGATCCGCCCCCTGGGTCGGCAGTCGACGCTCGTCGAGGCGCTCGACGCCATCCAGCGCGACCAGTGGCGGCTCGGGGTCTACGCTCCCCACGACGCGGCCGAGCGCGTCGGCAACGCCGCCGCCGCCGTCCTCGGGCTCGACATCGACGGCGCACTGGTCTCGGACGTCCGGCCCGGAGTCCACACCACGCTCGACGAGTTCGCCGGGGAATAG
- a CDS encoding SDR family NAD(P)-dependent oxidoreductase, producing MTTDQFSVAGDVAVVTGASSGIGRAIAERFAEDGADVVVCSREQANVDPVAEGIEESGGSALAVECDVRDRDAVEALVEATVAEFGGIDCLLNNAGASFMANFEGISENGWKTIVDINLHGTYHCTQAAGEVMRENDGGTIVNFASVAGQDGAPFMSHYAAAKAGIINLTSTLGYEWASDGVRVNCIAPGFVATPGVASQMGVTADEIDRDTVDRKIGTPAEIADVAQFLASPASSYLTGETVTARGVPDIMESPE from the coding sequence ATGACGACCGACCAGTTCAGCGTCGCGGGCGACGTCGCGGTCGTGACGGGTGCGTCGAGCGGTATCGGGCGAGCCATTGCCGAGCGCTTCGCCGAGGACGGGGCGGACGTCGTGGTCTGTTCGCGCGAACAGGCGAACGTCGACCCCGTGGCCGAGGGGATCGAGGAGTCGGGGGGATCGGCGCTCGCGGTCGAGTGCGACGTCCGCGACCGCGACGCCGTCGAGGCGCTGGTCGAGGCAACAGTAGCGGAATTCGGCGGGATCGATTGCCTCCTCAATAACGCCGGCGCGAGCTTCATGGCGAACTTCGAGGGCATCAGTGAGAACGGCTGGAAGACCATCGTCGACATCAACCTCCATGGGACCTACCACTGCACCCAGGCCGCCGGCGAGGTGATGCGCGAGAACGACGGCGGGACCATCGTCAACTTCGCGAGCGTCGCGGGCCAGGACGGCGCGCCGTTCATGAGTCACTACGCCGCGGCGAAGGCGGGGATCATCAACCTCACCTCGACCCTCGGTTACGAGTGGGCGAGCGACGGGGTCCGGGTGAACTGCATCGCGCCGGGGTTCGTCGCCACGCCGGGCGTCGCGAGCCAGATGGGTGTCACGGCCGACGAGATCGATCGGGATACCGTCGACCGGAAGATCGGAACGCCCGCGGAGATCGCCGACGTCGCGCAGTTCCTCGCCAGCCCCGCCTCGTCGTACCTCACCGGCGAGACGGTCACCGCCCGTGGCGTCCCAGACATCATGGAATCGCCCGAGTGA
- a CDS encoding TIGR04024 family LLM class F420-dependent oxidoreductase gives MACEVFLPVAAQPSVDALCEQAERAEGLGYDRVWLPETWGRDAVTVLTSIAHRTSEIGIGTSIVPVYSRSPALIGQTAATLQEVSDGRFRLGLGPSGPIVVENWHGVDYGNPLRRTRETVEVVKRVLSGEAVSYDGEYFDLAGFRLRCEPPEPRPPVDAAGMGPKSVELAGRFADGWHALLLTRDGLRDRLDDLRRGADLAGRDPDEIRVTLSLTCAALDDPDRARESVRQHLAFYVGGMGTFYRDSLARSGHEATANEVYENWQAGDREAATAAIDDGLLDSLAVAGTPETARDRLESFAAIDGVDRVAVSFPRDASLAEIEATMAALAP, from the coding sequence ATGGCGTGCGAGGTCTTCCTGCCGGTGGCGGCCCAGCCCAGCGTCGACGCGCTCTGCGAGCAGGCCGAACGCGCCGAGGGGCTCGGCTACGACCGGGTGTGGCTCCCCGAGACGTGGGGCCGGGACGCCGTGACGGTGCTAACGAGCATCGCCCACCGCACCAGCGAGATCGGGATCGGGACCTCGATCGTGCCGGTCTACTCGCGCTCGCCCGCGCTGATCGGGCAGACCGCCGCCACGTTGCAGGAGGTCTCGGACGGTCGTTTTCGACTCGGCCTCGGTCCGTCGGGCCCCATCGTGGTCGAGAACTGGCACGGCGTCGACTACGGCAACCCCCTCAGGCGAACCCGCGAGACCGTCGAGGTCGTCAAGCGGGTTCTCTCGGGCGAGGCGGTCAGCTACGATGGCGAGTACTTCGACCTCGCGGGCTTCCGGCTGCGGTGTGAGCCACCCGAACCCCGTCCACCCGTCGATGCAGCCGGGATGGGCCCCAAGAGCGTCGAGCTCGCGGGTCGGTTCGCCGACGGCTGGCACGCGCTCCTCCTCACGCGGGACGGGCTCCGCGACCGACTCGACGACCTCCGGCGCGGGGCCGACCTCGCGGGTCGGGATCCCGACGAAATTCGCGTCACGCTCTCGCTGACCTGCGCCGCGCTCGACGACCCCGACCGGGCGCGCGAGTCGGTCCGCCAGCACCTCGCTTTCTACGTCGGCGGGATGGGCACCTTCTACCGCGACAGCCTCGCGCGCTCCGGCCACGAGGCGACCGCGAACGAGGTCTACGAGAACTGGCAGGCCGGCGACCGCGAAGCCGCGACCGCGGCCATCGACGACGGCCTCCTGGACTCGCTCGCGGTCGCGGGCACGCCCGAGACGGCGCGCGACCGCCTCGAATCGTTCGCCGCCATCGACGGTGTGGATCGGGTCGCGGTGTCGTTCCCGCGCGACGCGAGCCTCGCGGAGATCGAAGCGACTATGGCGGCGCTCGCGCCCTGA
- a CDS encoding BCCT family transporter — translation MGIAYAFGLDDADWSEIGLFFVTICALVALVVVGILNPPLLSNTLTGTYDWVMHYFGWWFMALGGVLLVFGLFMTLSRYGTIRIGGEDADPEFGFYSWIAMVFTVGFGSSIIVWGVGEPIQIVNSPPSTLPVGGTTIKPLSLAFMFLHESFPGMAMWYIPVALSFALMVYTGSVSEYKLSSMLDVALDREDYGWLYWLVDLSALVAMVGGIATTLGFTAQQLSTILDVVYGLQATALTYGLLLAIGLVFLADVWLGLRSGIQNAARVTIVLMVLAAAMLFVVGPTLFTLNIWIDATGIWLNNLPRLMFFTAPTSGGDWPQQWTSFWWGWWAAWGLFVGSFVARVSKGRTIRETFFALVVVPSGLVWVQHAIIGGWVLSPEYFGPVSTALSNGDIPAAVATAISITPYGNVLGLLLVLVMVGYILTTLDSAVFMLSAITLGTEDPNARNRAWWGVLLAFLGVMTLNLPSFSAMQSFSPVMALPFSLYFLVLLYASYVTARDYYHEHLMGPDEEPFFTVSHRPDPEASETTGGNRAAGENDD, via the coding sequence ATGGGGATCGCGTACGCGTTCGGGCTCGACGACGCCGACTGGAGCGAGATCGGGCTGTTCTTCGTCACGATCTGCGCGCTGGTCGCGCTGGTCGTCGTCGGTATCCTGAACCCGCCGCTGTTGAGCAACACCCTGACCGGCACCTACGACTGGGTGATGCACTACTTCGGCTGGTGGTTCATGGCGCTCGGGGGCGTCCTGCTCGTCTTCGGGCTGTTCATGACCCTCTCCAGATACGGAACGATCCGTATCGGCGGCGAGGACGCCGACCCCGAGTTCGGTTTCTACTCCTGGATCGCGATGGTGTTCACCGTCGGGTTCGGGAGTTCGATCATCGTCTGGGGGGTGGGCGAACCGATCCAGATCGTCAACAGCCCGCCGTCGACGCTGCCGGTCGGCGGCACCACGATCAAACCCCTCTCGCTCGCGTTCATGTTCCTCCACGAGTCGTTCCCGGGGATGGCGATGTGGTACATCCCGGTGGCGCTCTCGTTCGCGCTGATGGTCTACACCGGCTCGGTCTCGGAGTACAAACTCAGCTCGATGCTCGACGTGGCGCTCGACCGCGAGGACTACGGCTGGCTCTACTGGCTCGTCGACCTCTCGGCGCTGGTCGCGATGGTCGGCGGGATCGCCACCACGCTCGGGTTCACCGCCCAGCAGCTCTCGACCATCCTGGACGTGGTCTACGGGCTCCAGGCCACCGCGCTGACCTACGGCCTCCTTCTCGCCATCGGCCTCGTCTTCCTCGCGGACGTCTGGCTCGGGCTCAGAAGCGGGATCCAGAACGCCGCCCGGGTGACGATCGTGTTGATGGTGCTCGCGGCAGCCATGCTGTTCGTAGTCGGTCCCACGCTGTTCACGCTCAACATCTGGATCGACGCCACCGGGATCTGGCTCAACAACCTGCCGCGACTCATGTTCTTCACCGCGCCCACGAGCGGCGGCGACTGGCCTCAGCAGTGGACCAGCTTCTGGTGGGGCTGGTGGGCGGCTTGGGGGCTGTTCGTCGGGAGCTTCGTCGCGCGCGTCTCGAAGGGACGCACCATCCGCGAGACCTTCTTCGCGTTGGTGGTCGTGCCCTCGGGGCTCGTCTGGGTCCAGCACGCCATCATCGGCGGCTGGGTGCTCTCGCCCGAGTACTTCGGCCCCGTCAGCACCGCGCTCTCGAACGGCGACATCCCGGCCGCGGTCGCGACCGCCATCTCGATCACGCCCTACGGCAACGTTTTGGGGCTGTTGCTCGTGCTCGTGATGGTCGGCTACATCCTCACGACGCTGGACTCGGCGGTCTTCATGCTCTCGGCGATCACCCTCGGCACCGAGGACCCCAACGCACGCAATCGCGCGTGGTGGGGCGTGCTACTCGCGTTCCTCGGCGTCATGACCCTCAACCTCCCGTCGTTCAGCGCGATGCAGTCGTTCTCGCCGGTGATGGCGCTGCCCTTCTCGCTCTACTTCCTCGTCCTGCTCTACGCGAGCTACGTCACCGCCCGCGACTACTACCACGAACACCTCATGGGTCCGGACGAGGAGCCGTTCTTCACGGTGAGCCACCGACCGGACCCGGAAGCCAGCGAGACGACCGGCGGCAACCGGGCCGCGGGCGAGAACGACGACTGA
- a CDS encoding DNA-methyltransferase, with translation METSHRIVVGDARDLDAVADDSVELVVTSPPYPMIELWDDTFAELDPEIDDRLAAADGRGAFEAMHALLDGVWREVARVLVDGGIACVNVGDATRTLDGSFRVYQNHSRIIDAFEELGFDPLPEILWRKPTNAGAKFMGSGMLPPNAYATLEHEYILVFRNGATRRGFEPHADRRYEAAYFWEERNRWFSDLWTDVRGERQTLDRDDSRERSAAYPFAIPYRLINMYSVYDDTVLDPFWGTGTTGLAAMVAGRSSVGYELDAGLVEGFDDRVADVPALSRRVVGDRLDAHRAFVERRRATGKGFDYEAERYDFPVTTKQERSMALRTVDRVEAIDGGYRAVHEPATTDS, from the coding sequence GTGGAAACCAGCCACCGCATCGTCGTTGGGGATGCGAGGGATCTCGACGCGGTCGCCGACGACAGCGTCGAACTCGTCGTGACCTCGCCGCCGTACCCCATGATCGAACTCTGGGACGACACCTTCGCCGAGCTCGACCCCGAGATCGACGACCGGCTCGCGGCGGCCGACGGTCGCGGCGCGTTCGAGGCGATGCACGCCCTCCTCGACGGGGTGTGGCGCGAGGTGGCCCGCGTGCTCGTCGACGGCGGCATCGCCTGCGTCAACGTCGGCGACGCGACCCGCACCCTGGACGGGAGCTTTCGCGTCTATCAGAACCACTCCCGAATTATCGACGCCTTCGAGGAACTCGGCTTCGACCCGCTGCCCGAGATCCTCTGGCGGAAACCGACCAACGCCGGCGCGAAGTTCATGGGCAGCGGAATGCTCCCGCCGAACGCCTACGCCACCCTCGAACACGAGTACATCCTGGTCTTCCGGAACGGCGCGACACGGCGCGGGTTCGAACCCCACGCCGACCGCCGCTACGAGGCGGCCTACTTCTGGGAGGAGCGCAACCGCTGGTTCTCGGACCTCTGGACCGACGTCCGGGGCGAGCGCCAGACACTCGATCGGGACGACTCGCGGGAGCGCTCGGCGGCCTATCCCTTCGCGATCCCCTACCGGCTGATCAACATGTACTCCGTCTACGACGACACCGTGCTCGACCCGTTCTGGGGCACCGGCACCACGGGTCTCGCCGCGATGGTCGCCGGGCGGAGCTCGGTGGGTTACGAGCTCGATGCCGGCCTCGTCGAGGGGTTCGACGACCGGGTCGCGGACGTTCCCGCCCTCTCCCGGCGGGTCGTCGGCGACCGACTCGACGCCCACCGCGCGTTCGTCGAGCGAAGACGGGCGACGGGCAAGGGGTTCGACTACGAGGCCGAACGCTACGACTTTCCCGTGACGACCAAGCAGGAGCGCTCGATGGCGCTGCGAACCGTCGACCGGGTCGAGGCGATCGACGGGGGCTACCGAGCGGTTCACGAACCGGCCACGACCGACTCCTGA
- the msrA gene encoding peptide-methionine (S)-S-oxide reductase MsrA yields MASNTDRATLAGGCFWCTEAALEELDGVEDVTSGYAGGHTEDPTYREVCSGNTGHAEVVQVEYDPDTITYERLLEVFFTVHDPTQLNKQGPDVGTQYRSAVFTHDEAQQETAEAYVEALDSDGGYEDDVVTEVEPLDTFYRAEEEHQNYYAKHPGDAYCSFHAQPKIEKVREKFGEITA; encoded by the coding sequence ATGGCATCAAACACGGACCGCGCGACGCTCGCCGGCGGCTGCTTCTGGTGTACCGAGGCCGCACTCGAAGAGCTCGACGGCGTCGAGGACGTAACCTCCGGCTACGCCGGCGGCCACACCGAAGACCCGACCTATCGGGAGGTCTGCTCGGGGAACACCGGCCACGCGGAGGTCGTCCAGGTCGAGTACGACCCCGACACGATCACCTACGAGCGCCTCCTGGAGGTCTTCTTCACCGTCCACGACCCGACCCAGCTCAACAAGCAGGGCCCCGACGTGGGAACCCAGTACCGCTCGGCGGTCTTCACCCACGACGAGGCCCAGCAGGAGACCGCGGAGGCCTACGTCGAGGCGCTCGACAGCGACGGCGGCTACGAGGACGACGTCGTGACGGAGGTCGAACCGCTCGACACCTTCTACCGTGCCGAGGAGGAGCACCAGAACTACTACGCGAAGCACCCCGGCGACGCCTACTGCTCGTTCCACGCCCAGCCGAAGATCGAGAAAGTGAGGGAGAAGTTCGGCGAGATCACCGCCTGA